The following coding sequences lie in one Leucobacter allii genomic window:
- a CDS encoding antA/AntB antirepressor family protein — protein sequence MSELQTITAAPTPLIPIHKIDGEDRVYGRDLHEFLEVSTEYRHWFARMLEYGFTEGVEYAVIFDRVVRDGRGAVERKDHALTIDMAKQLGMIQRTDRGRQVREYFIAVEKWAASQAAPSAPRELSRLELIELARESELARMEAEQHALAEGARADLAQKLLDEVERKDGLVVRDWIGKYFRPHQENRIWALFYSQRLLKNGLGLGGVDKHGKPKKSRDHQKVLTKGFSFFIRTKTEEEYGGKQRYETKVRPGRAELELVEFCERHGILPLLEVSQALFEIRENGTMIALGAAA from the coding sequence ATGTCTGAACTCCAGACTATCACCGCGGCACCAACGCCGCTCATCCCCATCCACAAGATCGACGGTGAGGACCGCGTCTACGGTCGCGACCTCCACGAGTTCTTGGAGGTCAGCACCGAGTACCGGCACTGGTTTGCCCGGATGCTCGAATACGGCTTCACCGAAGGTGTCGAGTACGCGGTCATTTTTGACCGGGTTGTCCGAGACGGTCGTGGCGCGGTCGAACGCAAGGACCACGCACTCACCATCGACATGGCGAAGCAGCTCGGCATGATCCAGCGCACCGACCGCGGCCGTCAGGTTCGCGAGTACTTCATCGCCGTCGAGAAGTGGGCGGCTTCCCAGGCGGCACCTTCCGCGCCGCGCGAGCTGTCTCGGCTCGAACTGATCGAGCTGGCGCGCGAGTCAGAGTTGGCCCGCATGGAGGCCGAGCAGCACGCGCTCGCCGAGGGCGCGCGGGCGGACCTGGCGCAGAAGCTCCTGGACGAAGTGGAACGGAAGGATGGCCTGGTCGTCCGCGACTGGATCGGGAAGTACTTCCGCCCCCATCAGGAGAACCGCATCTGGGCGCTGTTCTACTCGCAGAGGCTCCTGAAGAACGGCCTGGGGCTGGGCGGCGTCGACAAGCATGGGAAGCCGAAGAAGTCTCGGGACCATCAGAAGGTACTCACGAAGGGCTTCTCATTCTTCATCCGCACCAAGACGGAAGAGGAGTACGGCGGCAAGCAACGGTACGAGACGAAGGTTCGTCCGGGCCGCGCGGAACTCGAACTCGTGGAGTTCTGCGAGCGACACGGCATCCTCCCCTTGCTGGAGGTGTCGCAGGCTCTCTTCGAGATCCGCGAGAACGGGACGATGATCGCACTGGGGGCCGCAGCATGA
- a CDS encoding helix-turn-helix transcriptional regulator has translation MPDGERTAPLVPANYELLTLAETAAIFRKSVREMRWARQQGDAPPSAKIGGRIMFRAVDVHAFIDAKFNHSNPN, from the coding sequence ATGCCCGACGGCGAGCGCACCGCACCCCTCGTTCCGGCGAACTACGAGCTCCTGACGCTCGCGGAAACCGCGGCGATCTTCCGGAAGTCGGTCCGTGAGATGAGGTGGGCGCGCCAGCAGGGCGACGCTCCCCCGTCCGCGAAGATCGGCGGTCGCATCATGTTCCGCGCAGTCGACGTCCACGCATTCATCGACGCCAAGTTCAACCATTCCAACCCCAATTGA
- a CDS encoding helix-turn-helix domain-containing protein: MSDIGRTLAKLRQEAGLPIDEAAHRAGTTAGELFSAERGMSPLDEGTVKRLTQVYSAAIGEQISAADSARLSRRDSRPCDINVCLDDEHPYVDGEMDADHCAIRIGSNPPYNEAFLVQGTFTEESGLWEAFANVDLDEIQGVEGLVAAERFLLAYRTVHEHCEHLNQLERSTR; this comes from the coding sequence GTGAGCGACATCGGACGGACCCTGGCCAAGCTTCGACAAGAAGCGGGGCTGCCCATTGATGAAGCTGCGCACCGCGCCGGGACGACCGCTGGTGAGCTCTTCAGCGCCGAACGGGGAATGAGCCCCTTGGACGAGGGCACCGTGAAGCGACTCACACAGGTCTACTCTGCCGCGATCGGTGAGCAGATCAGTGCGGCTGACTCGGCCCGCCTCAGCCGACGCGATTCGCGCCCTTGCGACATCAACGTGTGCTTGGACGACGAGCACCCCTACGTCGACGGCGAAATGGACGCCGATCACTGCGCGATCAGGATCGGCAGCAACCCGCCCTACAACGAAGCGTTCCTCGTGCAGGGCACCTTCACCGAGGAGTCCGGCCTGTGGGAGGCGTTCGCGAACGTCGACCTTGACGAGATCCAAGGCGTCGAAGGCCTCGTTGCCGCCGAGCGATTCCTGCTCGCCTACCGCACCGTGCACGAGCACTGCGAACACCTCAACCAGCTCGAAAGGAGCACCCGATGA
- a CDS encoding DUF3071 domain-containing protein, producing the protein MTSIERKRVIAVEFCEITREKRARLDRGTRHIIQASLRAGLSVEEIADHTGLTPEEVEHYREGGD; encoded by the coding sequence GTGACGAGCATCGAGCGGAAGCGGGTGATCGCGGTCGAGTTCTGCGAGATCACCCGCGAGAAGCGGGCCCGCCTCGACCGCGGCACCCGCCACATCATCCAAGCGTCCCTCCGCGCCGGCCTGTCCGTCGAGGAGATCGCAGACCACACCGGACTCACCCCGGAAGAAGTGGAGCACTACCGTGAAGGAGGAGACTGA
- a CDS encoding replicative DNA helicase, with amino-acid sequence MSIGMGEFDTTDAGIAYLGAVLGSNGKVLDESTLNADDFSNPMHGRVFEAAKGLRNQNRPVGLVTLGDALPKSFEAVLNEALQYTHLTYNAEAYAEIIEKHSVRRRVVEAGQSIAALDPSMEASEMVDRAQAIVAELADRAVKPSFQFIREMVDEVLVNAVEGNGNFIPSPWRALNVAIGGFRPGAVYIVAARPGVGKSVVATQIATALSSVGVVAFASLEMSGRELTHRFISERSQVNVGRLNDAKLSEWDIDRIAQHRNLIDSLNIAVDERTSVKPGDVRAFARTLSRKQPLAGIVVDYLQLMASDSRNDRVAQVTEFSRQMKVMAKDFDVPVIVLSQLNRESEKRADGRPRISDLRESGAIEQDADVILLLSREGEDPQERLIIDVAKNRHGNTPEVELDWQGVYSRAVDLD; translated from the coding sequence ATGAGCATCGGTATGGGAGAGTTCGACACCACAGACGCGGGCATCGCATATCTCGGTGCCGTGCTCGGGTCGAATGGGAAGGTTCTGGACGAGTCCACGCTGAATGCTGACGACTTCTCGAACCCGATGCACGGGCGGGTGTTCGAAGCGGCGAAGGGTCTCCGCAACCAGAACCGACCGGTCGGGCTGGTGACTCTCGGGGATGCGCTTCCGAAGAGCTTCGAGGCGGTGCTGAACGAGGCTCTGCAGTACACGCACCTGACGTACAACGCGGAGGCCTACGCGGAGATCATCGAAAAGCACAGCGTGCGCCGCCGTGTGGTCGAAGCAGGCCAGAGCATCGCTGCGTTGGACCCATCGATGGAAGCGAGCGAGATGGTCGACCGGGCTCAGGCCATCGTTGCCGAACTCGCTGACCGTGCCGTGAAGCCGTCGTTCCAGTTCATCCGGGAGATGGTGGATGAGGTTCTGGTGAACGCCGTCGAAGGGAACGGGAACTTCATCCCGTCCCCTTGGCGGGCGCTGAACGTCGCGATCGGAGGGTTCCGCCCCGGCGCGGTGTACATCGTTGCGGCGCGCCCCGGGGTTGGGAAGTCGGTCGTAGCGACACAGATCGCGACGGCTCTGTCCTCAGTCGGGGTCGTCGCGTTCGCGTCGCTCGAGATGTCGGGGCGGGAGTTGACGCACCGGTTTATCTCGGAGCGTTCGCAGGTCAACGTCGGCCGACTGAACGACGCGAAACTGAGTGAATGGGACATCGATCGCATCGCGCAGCACCGGAACCTGATCGACAGCCTGAACATTGCAGTGGACGAGCGTACAAGCGTGAAGCCAGGGGACGTTCGCGCGTTCGCTCGCACACTCTCCCGGAAGCAACCCCTCGCGGGAATCGTCGTGGACTACCTGCAGCTCATGGCATCCGATTCGAGGAACGACCGCGTCGCCCAGGTGACCGAGTTTTCGCGTCAGATGAAGGTGATGGCAAAGGACTTCGACGTGCCCGTGATCGTCCTATCCCAGCTCAATCGAGAGTCCGAGAAGCGCGCGGATGGTCGGCCCCGTATCTCCGATCTTCGGGAATCCGGAGCGATCGAGCAGGACGCCGACGTGATTCTGCTCCTCAGCCGCGAGGGTGAGGATCCACAAGAGCGTCTCATCATTGACGTCGCGAAGAACCGGCACGGCAACACGCCGGAGGTGGAGCTCGACTGGCAGGGAGTGTACTCGCGCGCCGTCGATCTCGACTAG
- a CDS encoding siphovirus ReqiPepy6 Gp37-like family protein: MLRYIVERISDGAFLELELPIIVSGAGRKRGGPAGFSGEIVPIVDAYRYAGTDALIVPGGTYIHEEADGVIRGTWIVTRSSFQGASWKIEGDGVSRVFSGRAYKGEFWGVQVDPIAVARHVVEEAQAVPGAQFGITLTGSSSVRVGTDSDLKANAAKQVMDQRKKAWDVYARPRVALQARVRKLSKPHDDAIRVLNRDRRVLYDAYAAAIAGRLPAAEIAARKALVTAKDADIKARRSVKSAAVKDLKDQIADLEITEAPLKESYEAAKEDYETAKDQAEVDEGAWKLLWWDTPDSLDAINEAVEAAGYEWVEWSGWNSARTRILKEIRCVPRVGAKRDNIAFTDDNIIDQVTVEDDATTYANAVIAIGAGEGKAALRVEVGKPDGRPYWPVTVDGKHLTKKAALEAFAWAELGKRQRAQVVKAVRVDASHSNARRGTFDVGDTVLLDVDAGWAGRVRVWRRIEEIEWVGLDIADLMLEGG; this comes from the coding sequence ATGCTGCGCTACATCGTGGAACGCATCTCGGACGGCGCGTTCCTGGAGCTCGAGCTGCCCATCATCGTGTCCGGTGCGGGGCGCAAGCGTGGGGGCCCTGCCGGGTTCTCCGGCGAGATCGTACCCATCGTGGACGCCTACCGGTACGCCGGCACCGACGCGCTGATCGTCCCCGGCGGCACCTACATTCACGAAGAGGCCGATGGGGTGATCCGCGGCACGTGGATCGTGACCCGGTCCTCGTTCCAGGGTGCGTCCTGGAAGATTGAGGGCGACGGGGTCAGCAGAGTGTTCTCCGGCCGCGCCTACAAGGGCGAGTTCTGGGGCGTGCAGGTCGACCCGATCGCGGTGGCCCGGCATGTGGTCGAGGAGGCGCAGGCGGTCCCTGGCGCACAGTTCGGGATCACGCTCACCGGTTCATCGTCGGTGCGGGTCGGCACCGATTCGGATCTGAAGGCGAACGCCGCGAAGCAGGTCATGGATCAGCGGAAGAAGGCGTGGGACGTGTACGCGCGCCCCCGTGTCGCCCTGCAGGCCCGGGTGAGGAAGCTGTCGAAGCCGCACGATGACGCGATCCGGGTCTTGAACCGGGACCGGCGCGTGCTCTACGACGCCTATGCTGCAGCGATCGCGGGCCGGTTGCCGGCAGCGGAGATCGCCGCCCGGAAGGCTCTCGTCACCGCGAAAGACGCGGACATCAAGGCGCGCCGTTCGGTGAAGTCGGCGGCGGTGAAAGACCTGAAAGATCAGATCGCGGATCTGGAGATCACGGAAGCCCCGCTGAAGGAATCGTACGAGGCGGCGAAAGAAGACTATGAGACGGCGAAAGACCAGGCCGAAGTCGATGAGGGGGCGTGGAAGCTGCTGTGGTGGGACACCCCCGACAGTCTCGACGCCATCAACGAAGCGGTGGAGGCGGCCGGCTACGAGTGGGTGGAGTGGTCCGGCTGGAACTCGGCCCGCACCCGCATCCTGAAGGAGATCCGGTGCGTTCCCCGGGTCGGAGCGAAGCGCGACAATATCGCGTTCACCGATGACAACATCATCGACCAGGTGACCGTGGAGGATGACGCGACCACGTACGCGAACGCGGTGATCGCGATCGGTGCGGGTGAAGGGAAAGCCGCGCTCCGTGTCGAGGTCGGGAAGCCTGACGGGCGCCCGTACTGGCCGGTCACGGTCGACGGGAAACACCTCACGAAGAAGGCGGCACTGGAGGCGTTCGCGTGGGCGGAGCTCGGGAAGCGGCAGCGCGCCCAGGTCGTGAAAGCGGTCCGGGTGGACGCGTCGCATTCGAACGCACGCCGCGGAACGTTCGACGTCGGGGACACGGTCCTGCTCGACGTCGACGCGGGCTGGGCGGGCCGCGTTCGTGTGTGGCGTCGTATCGAAGAAATCGAATGGGTCGGCCTCGATATCGCCGATCTCATGCTTGAAGGGGGATGA
- a CDS encoding tape measure protein, translating into MAATGSEIASAYVTLIVRAPGVSREIDNALGGSAVSGVLSKRGKAIGATIAGAVGGGVAAMTTKAIDLVVGSIDKAVGRVDTMNNFPKIMKNLGYSAGDAQKSIDKISDSLTGLPTSLDQMAGTVQQLAPLTGGLDEATNLSLALNNALLAGGKSTDLQANAMEQYTQMLALGKVDMEAWRSVVTAMPGQMDQLAVSLLGAGNKSMDLYSAMQSGQVTFDDFNGAIVRLNSEGTGNFASFEQQARDSTDGISTGWTNLQTAITRAMANVIQRLKPMIDGFLSGATQIVNALGPVVLQTIEMAAAVVQWTSANRDWLIPLGIIVGTLVAFSKVVATIRAVKLGYAAASSGATAATYAASVASKIGAAAYALQNSSMVKLLASLRANEALSLRSKIAIVASTVATKAATVAQKALNFALGNNPIGRIIMLVSALVAGLVWFFTQTDTGKKIWGEFTRFLGEAWANISSFFQTVWENVLKPVFEGLGEVFSFVWNSILKPIFDGIAAVVTWVWVNVLQPIFQAFQVGFAILGGILQGVWEAVIKPVFDAIGAIFKWLWDTIISVIVAAVKLQLQIMGAVFTWLWQVAIKPAIDAIGAVVQWLWTNVISPVVDWISEKWRILGLATQLLWEMYIKPAFDAIGAALQWVWNNIISPVVDWIRQRWEILGLATRLMYEKYIKPAWNAVSSVIQTVWNTVKGVIDTMVRVVKTDPKKAFEAARDAIGSAWAGIQELAKKPVKFVVETVINGLIGTVNKILPEGMQIPTVKLPKGFSDGGYTGNIGRTTVAGVVHGNEHVIRAQSRAMIERNHPGLLDHMNQYGSIPGYRTGGLVTPLPQGSYSVSQPYHGGHNGIDLAAPAGTKVYAAADGVVGLAGLVNMGGNEIYIQHTNGLGTRYSHLSRFATSAGTQVKQGNVIGYVGSTGMSTGPHLHYMVHSPGGGGGNYGNHVNPAPYLGLFGKDLGEAGGAASILDGLVDWAVSKIKEQFPGGGMWVDVATGLAKNAASAMAKAFNPFAGADGHTATLYDNGGFLPTGFSLVENRSGRPEPILTGSQWDDLLASRGGGFSGPVTLVVGDREFDAYVDERADDAIDRANEELAVAGRRRY; encoded by the coding sequence ATGGCTGCGACCGGTTCTGAGATTGCAAGTGCCTACGTCACCCTGATCGTTAGGGCCCCTGGCGTCTCGCGCGAGATTGACAACGCGCTCGGCGGGAGCGCCGTGAGCGGTGTTCTCTCGAAGCGCGGCAAGGCCATCGGGGCGACCATCGCTGGCGCTGTCGGTGGTGGTGTCGCGGCCATGACGACGAAGGCCATCGACCTCGTCGTGGGGTCGATCGACAAGGCCGTTGGCCGTGTCGACACGATGAACAACTTCCCGAAGATCATGAAGAACCTCGGGTATTCGGCGGGCGACGCTCAGAAGTCCATCGACAAGATCTCGGACAGCCTCACCGGGCTGCCGACCTCCCTCGATCAGATGGCCGGCACGGTGCAGCAGCTCGCACCGCTCACCGGCGGACTCGACGAGGCCACGAACCTGTCCCTCGCACTGAACAACGCGCTGCTCGCCGGCGGCAAGTCCACCGACCTCCAGGCGAACGCGATGGAGCAGTACACGCAGATGCTCGCCCTCGGCAAGGTCGACATGGAAGCATGGCGCTCGGTCGTCACCGCCATGCCCGGGCAGATGGACCAGCTCGCCGTGTCTCTCCTCGGGGCCGGCAACAAGTCGATGGACCTCTACTCGGCGATGCAGTCCGGACAGGTGACGTTCGACGACTTCAACGGCGCGATCGTGCGCCTCAACTCGGAGGGCACCGGCAACTTCGCCTCCTTCGAGCAGCAGGCCCGCGACTCCACCGATGGCATCAGCACCGGGTGGACGAACCTGCAGACCGCGATCACGCGCGCGATGGCGAACGTGATTCAGCGGCTGAAACCCATGATCGATGGTTTCCTTTCCGGGGCGACGCAGATCGTGAACGCGCTCGGCCCCGTCGTGCTGCAGACGATCGAGATGGCTGCCGCCGTCGTCCAGTGGACTTCCGCGAACCGAGACTGGCTCATCCCGCTCGGCATCATCGTCGGGACGCTCGTCGCGTTCTCGAAGGTCGTCGCCACGATCCGGGCCGTGAAGCTCGGATACGCCGCCGCGTCGTCCGGGGCGACCGCGGCGACCTACGCCGCCAGCGTCGCATCCAAGATCGGTGCGGCAGCGTACGCACTGCAGAACTCCTCCATGGTGAAGCTGCTCGCGTCGCTGCGCGCCAACGAAGCACTCTCCCTCCGGTCGAAGATCGCCATCGTCGCGTCGACCGTCGCCACGAAGGCCGCGACCGTAGCGCAGAAGGCCCTCAACTTCGCCCTCGGGAACAACCCCATCGGCCGCATCATCATGCTCGTCTCCGCCCTCGTGGCGGGGCTCGTGTGGTTCTTCACGCAGACCGACACGGGAAAGAAGATCTGGGGCGAGTTCACCCGCTTCCTCGGCGAGGCCTGGGCCAACATCAGCTCCTTCTTCCAGACCGTTTGGGAGAACGTGCTGAAGCCCGTCTTCGAAGGCCTCGGCGAAGTGTTCTCCTTCGTCTGGAACTCCATCCTGAAGCCGATCTTTGACGGGATCGCGGCCGTCGTCACCTGGGTGTGGGTCAACGTGCTGCAGCCGATCTTCCAGGCCTTCCAGGTCGGATTCGCGATCCTCGGCGGCATCCTCCAGGGCGTCTGGGAGGCCGTCATCAAGCCCGTGTTCGACGCAATCGGCGCGATCTTCAAGTGGCTGTGGGACACGATCATCTCGGTCATCGTCGCCGCCGTGAAGCTGCAGCTCCAGATCATGGGCGCGGTCTTCACGTGGCTGTGGCAGGTCGCGATCAAGCCCGCGATCGACGCCATCGGCGCGGTCGTCCAGTGGCTGTGGACGAACGTCATCTCCCCGGTCGTGGACTGGATCTCCGAGAAGTGGCGGATCCTCGGCCTTGCGACGCAGCTCCTCTGGGAGATGTACATCAAGCCCGCGTTCGATGCGATCGGTGCCGCCCTGCAGTGGGTGTGGAACAACATCATCTCCCCGGTGGTCGATTGGATCCGGCAGCGGTGGGAGATCCTGGGGCTCGCGACGCGGCTCATGTACGAGAAGTACATCAAGCCCGCCTGGAACGCGGTGTCGTCCGTGATCCAGACCGTGTGGAACACGGTGAAGGGCGTCATCGACACCATGGTTCGGGTCGTCAAGACCGACCCGAAGAAGGCGTTCGAGGCTGCACGTGACGCGATCGGCTCCGCGTGGGCTGGCATTCAGGAGCTCGCGAAGAAACCGGTCAAGTTCGTCGTGGAGACCGTGATCAACGGGCTTATCGGCACGGTGAACAAGATCCTCCCGGAAGGCATGCAGATCCCCACGGTGAAGCTCCCGAAGGGCTTCTCCGATGGCGGGTACACCGGCAACATCGGCCGCACCACGGTCGCGGGAGTCGTGCACGGCAACGAGCACGTGATCCGCGCCCAGTCGCGGGCAATGATCGAGCGGAACCATCCGGGCCTGCTGGATCACATGAACCAGTACGGCAGCATCCCGGGCTACCGGACGGGTGGTCTGGTCACTCCACTTCCTCAGGGTTCGTACTCGGTGTCGCAGCCGTATCACGGCGGACACAACGGTATCGATCTCGCGGCCCCTGCCGGGACGAAGGTGTACGCCGCGGCGGATGGCGTGGTGGGGCTCGCCGGCCTGGTCAACATGGGCGGCAACGAGATCTACATCCAGCACACCAACGGGTTGGGTACGAGGTACTCGCATTTGTCCCGGTTCGCGACGTCGGCAGGCACTCAGGTGAAGCAGGGCAACGTGATCGGCTATGTCGGCTCCACCGGCATGTCGACGGGCCCTCACCTGCACTACATGGTGCACAGTCCTGGCGGCGGGGGCGGCAACTACGGCAACCACGTCAACCCGGCACCCTACTTGGGGCTGTTCGGAAAGGACCTCGGGGAGGCCGGTGGGGCCGCATCCATCCTGGATGGTCTCGTGGACTGGGCCGTGTCGAAGATCAAGGAGCAGTTCCCTGGCGGTGGCATGTGGGTTGATGTCGCGACCGGGCTCGCGAAGAACGCCGCTTCGGCTATGGCGAAGGCATTCAACCCGTTCGCTGGTGCAGACGGGCACACCGCGACCTTGTACGACAACGGCGGGTTCCTGCCGACCGGGTTCTCTCTCGTGGAGAACCGGTCCGGGCGTCCTGAACCGATCCTGACGGGGTCGCAGTGGGACGATCTGCTCGCGTCCCGTGGCGGTGGTTTCTCGGGGCCGGTGACGTTGGTCGTCGGTGATCGGGAGTTCGACGCCTACGTGGATGAGCGTGCGGACGACGCGATCGATCGTGCGAATGAGGAGCTCGCGGTGGCGGGCCGGAGGAGGTACTGA
- a CDS encoding SU10 major capsid protein — protein MAGITGLGTTYNLPNYVGELFSASPEDTPFLSAIGGLTGGESVGATLFEWQGYDLRDAADDRQRLEGADAPEAEERVRYNASNVLEIHQEATGVSYTKQGASKQRGAGATAVTIGNTTLPADELAWQLEQVFKQIARDVEKTFITGTYARPADNTAPRKTRGLLAAIQTNVSTITGGVLTEDAVMDLFQDVWDNGGIQEGETRTVVVNAALKRQLTKIFIKDKGYQESSRNVGGVNLQTFETDFGRANIMLDRYAPVDTLIVTSLEDCKPAFLEVPGKGHFFAEKLAKTGASDKVQVYGEIGLNYGNERKHGKLTVGA, from the coding sequence ATGGCTGGAATCACTGGACTGGGCACCACCTACAACCTGCCCAACTACGTCGGAGAGCTGTTCTCCGCGTCCCCGGAGGACACTCCGTTCCTCTCCGCGATCGGTGGTCTCACCGGTGGCGAGTCGGTCGGTGCGACCCTGTTCGAGTGGCAGGGGTACGACCTGCGCGACGCGGCCGACGACCGGCAGCGTCTCGAGGGTGCCGACGCCCCCGAGGCGGAGGAGCGCGTGCGCTACAACGCGTCGAACGTGCTCGAGATCCACCAGGAGGCGACCGGCGTCTCCTACACGAAGCAGGGCGCGAGCAAGCAGCGCGGTGCCGGCGCGACGGCGGTCACCATCGGGAACACGACCCTCCCGGCGGATGAGCTCGCGTGGCAGCTCGAGCAGGTCTTCAAGCAGATCGCTCGCGACGTCGAGAAGACGTTCATCACGGGCACCTACGCCCGCCCCGCCGACAACACGGCCCCCCGCAAGACGCGGGGCCTGCTCGCGGCGATCCAGACGAATGTCTCCACCATCACCGGTGGGGTGCTCACCGAGGACGCCGTCATGGACCTGTTCCAGGACGTGTGGGACAACGGCGGCATCCAGGAGGGCGAGACCCGCACGGTCGTCGTGAATGCGGCGCTCAAGCGTCAGCTCACGAAGATCTTCATCAAGGACAAGGGCTACCAGGAGTCGTCCCGCAACGTCGGTGGCGTGAACCTGCAGACCTTCGAGACCGACTTCGGGCGTGCGAACATCATGCTCGACCGGTACGCGCCGGTGGACACGCTCATCGTGACGTCGCTCGAGGACTGCAAGCCCGCGTTCCTGGAGGTGCCCGGCAAGGGGCACTTCTTCGCGGAGAAGCTCGCGAAGACCGGCGCGTCTGACAAGGTGCAGGTGTACGGCGAGATCGGCCTGAACTACGGCAACGAGCGCAAGCACGGCAAGCTGACGGTGGGTGCCTAA